One genomic window of Clostridioides sp. ES-S-0054-01 includes the following:
- the fsa gene encoding fructose-6-phosphate aldolase has translation MQLILDTGNVEEIKELCTCLPIDGVTTNPSIISKEKKNFEQLISEIGEIIGEDMPIHAQVLSTKYEEILEEALYISSLRKNIYVKIPVTQDGLRAIKDLHKKGIKITATAIFTAHQGFLAAKAGANYIAPYVNRLDNISGDGVSMVSELIKIIDTYKMDTKVLAASFKNAQQVIELMQHGVHSVTVPYDICKSMMNHPLTDWSVDKFIEDWENTFGKGSKTNNI, from the coding sequence ATGCAACTAATCTTAGATACAGGTAATGTGGAGGAAATTAAGGAGTTATGTACTTGCTTACCAATAGATGGTGTAACTACAAATCCAAGTATTATTTCAAAAGAAAAAAAGAATTTTGAGCAACTTATAAGTGAAATTGGTGAAATTATAGGTGAAGATATGCCTATACATGCTCAGGTGTTAAGTACAAAGTATGAAGAAATATTAGAAGAAGCATTATATATAAGTAGCTTGAGAAAAAATATATATGTAAAAATACCTGTAACGCAAGATGGTTTAAGAGCTATAAAAGACCTTCATAAAAAAGGAATAAAAATAACTGCTACTGCAATATTTACAGCTCATCAAGGATTTCTAGCGGCAAAGGCTGGAGCAAATTATATTGCACCTTATGTAAATAGACTTGATAATATATCTGGGGATGGGGTATCTATGGTTTCAGAACTTATAAAAATAATAGATACTTATAAAATGGATACAAAAGTACTTGCAGCAAGTTTTAAAAATGCACAACAGGTTATAGAATTAATGCAACATGGAGTGCATAGTGTTACAGTACCTTATGATATTTGTAAATCTATGATGAATCATCCATTAACTGATTGGAGTGTAGATAAATTTATAGAGGATTGGGAGAATACTTTTGGAAAAGGAAGTAAAACAAATAATATTTAG
- a CDS encoding DeoR/GlpR transcriptional regulator, translated as MFAEERIQAILNILKKEGRVTVKELSSKFNVTEDCIRKDLKNIEKISSIRRIYGGAVLARETLENQDTKDRKEINIPTKKIIAEKAFNLIADRETIFLDISTINILLAKLLAESNKKVTLVTNMLDILNVVTSKPNNLNIISTGGLLNLSLDGFVGTPTIEFISKYKFDKTFMGSCGVDVFNSSLTTFEIEDGLTKKAIINSSKKVFIVMEDKKFKFDGNFKFAHLEDISSIITEKTPTPDIVDILSEFNVNVL; from the coding sequence ATGTTTGCAGAAGAAAGAATTCAAGCTATATTAAATATCCTAAAAAAAGAAGGTAGAGTTACTGTAAAAGAGCTCAGTTCTAAGTTTAATGTTACAGAAGATTGTATCAGAAAAGATTTGAAAAATATAGAAAAAATCTCTTCAATACGAAGAATTTATGGAGGAGCTGTATTAGCAAGAGAAACTCTAGAAAATCAGGACACAAAAGATAGAAAAGAAATTAATATCCCGACAAAGAAAATAATAGCAGAAAAAGCATTTAATTTAATTGCAGATAGAGAAACTATTTTTTTAGACATCTCTACAATTAATATCTTGCTTGCAAAGTTATTAGCTGAAAGTAATAAAAAAGTAACACTTGTTACAAATATGTTGGACATACTAAATGTAGTTACTTCAAAACCAAATAATTTAAATATAATTTCCACTGGAGGTTTATTAAATCTCAGTCTAGATGGTTTTGTCGGTACTCCAACTATAGAGTTTATATCTAAATATAAATTTGATAAGACTTTTATGGGTAGTTGTGGAGTGGATGTATTCAACTCTTCACTTACAACTTTTGAAATTGAAGATGGTCTGACAAAAAAAGCTATAATAAATTCAAGTAAAAAGGTGTTTATAGTTATGGAAGATAAAAAATTTAAATTTGATGGAAATTTCAAATTTGCTCATTTAGAAGATATTAGTTCTATAATTACAGAAAAAACTCCTACTCCTGATATAGTAGATAT